From Deinococcus terrestris, the proteins below share one genomic window:
- the glcF gene encoding glycolate oxidase subunit GlcF: MQHDIPVPALGPQGEVMAHAVDACVHCGFCLPACPTYALLGDEMDSPRGRIVLMKEVLEGTLSLADAAPHLDRCLGCQACVTACPSGVPYGELITSFRGWSEPGRERSPLDRAKRAGILKILPAPKVFSVAARVGQYAKPFAPLLPAALRAPLDLLPERVPAMRPQPPVTPARGKRRGRVAFLAGCAQQALTPNFNAATLRVLARNGFEVVIPEGQGCCGAAALHTGARDEALRLVRQNLAAFNPDDYDAILSNAAGCGAGLKEYPVVLHGLPDEVQARAFAAKVQDISEFLAGLLHAGELEPFLPTSRPLTVTYHDACHLAHAQGVRAAPRELLRAIPGVTVVEVPEGDLCCGSAGTYNLEQPELANELGVRKARNILSTTPDLIASGNIGCHTQVGSHTRRQGSRVPVLHTVEVLDLAYRGEL, from the coding sequence ATGCAGCACGACATCCCCGTCCCCGCCCTGGGGCCGCAGGGCGAGGTGATGGCGCACGCGGTGGACGCCTGCGTGCATTGCGGCTTCTGCCTGCCCGCCTGCCCCACCTACGCGCTACTCGGGGACGAGATGGACTCCCCGCGCGGGCGCATCGTGCTGATGAAAGAAGTGCTGGAAGGCACGCTGTCCCTCGCGGACGCCGCCCCTCACCTCGACCGCTGCCTGGGGTGCCAGGCGTGCGTGACCGCCTGCCCCAGCGGGGTGCCCTACGGCGAACTCATCACCAGCTTTCGCGGCTGGTCCGAGCCGGGGCGGGAGCGCTCGCCGCTCGACCGGGCAAAGCGGGCGGGCATCCTGAAGATTCTCCCGGCGCCAAAGGTCTTCAGTGTGGCCGCGAGGGTGGGCCAGTACGCCAAACCGTTCGCGCCGCTGCTGCCTGCCGCCCTGCGTGCGCCCCTTGACCTGCTGCCGGAGCGGGTGCCCGCCATGCGGCCGCAGCCTCCGGTCACCCCGGCCCGAGGAAAGCGGCGGGGCCGGGTCGCCTTTCTCGCGGGGTGCGCTCAGCAGGCGCTGACCCCCAATTTCAACGCCGCCACACTCCGAGTCCTGGCCCGCAACGGCTTCGAGGTCGTGATCCCCGAGGGGCAGGGCTGTTGCGGGGCCGCTGCCCTGCACACCGGGGCGCGGGACGAGGCGCTGCGGCTGGTTCGCCAGAACCTCGCCGCCTTCAATCCCGACGACTACGACGCCATTCTCTCCAACGCGGCGGGGTGCGGGGCGGGCCTCAAGGAGTACCCGGTGGTGCTGCACGGCCTCCCGGACGAGGTGCAGGCGCGGGCCTTCGCGGCGAAGGTGCAGGACATTTCCGAGTTCCTGGCGGGGCTGCTGCACGCCGGGGAACTGGAGCCGTTCCTCCCCACGTCCCGCCCCCTCACGGTGACCTATCACGATGCCTGCCACCTCGCCCACGCGCAGGGCGTCCGCGCCGCGCCCCGCGAGTTGCTGCGGGCCATTCCCGGCGTGACGGTCGTGGAGGTCCCCGAGGGTGACCTGTGCTGCGGGTCGGCGGGGACGTATAACCTCGAACAGCCGGAACTGGCGAACGAACTCGGCGTCCGCAAGGCGCGGAACATCCTGTCCACCACTCCCGACCTGATCGCCAGCGGGAATATCGGCTGCCATACGCAGGTTGGGAGTCATACCCGGCGGCAGGGAAGTCGGGTGCCGGTGCTGCATACGGTGGAAGTGCTGGACTTGGCTTATCGGGGGGAGCTGTGA
- a CDS encoding pyruvate, water dikinase regulatory protein, translating into MTSSRTVLIVSDHTGLTAETTARALLAHFPDQPLRYVQRSFVSTLALAREVTREVAALAERGERPLIFTTITEAAVLRELEAAPARLFDLLGPGLTALEEEFGVNAARSVGRYHDMHDQTSYLARMDALDFALATDDGVGDKQYGLSDVILVGVSRAGKTPTSLFLALQHGVRASNYPLAEDDFERESLPRPLEAHRAKLHGLTIDPRRLHAIRTQRKAGSRYASLEQCEHEVRRAERLFSRVGIPVRDTTSASVEEIAAGILAQVRRG; encoded by the coding sequence ATGACCTCCTCCCGAACCGTCCTGATCGTTTCCGACCACACCGGACTGACTGCCGAGACCACCGCGCGGGCGCTGCTGGCCCACTTTCCGGACCAGCCGCTGCGGTACGTGCAGCGCTCCTTCGTCTCTACCCTGGCGCTGGCACGGGAGGTCACGCGGGAGGTGGCGGCCCTGGCCGAGCGGGGCGAGCGCCCGCTGATCTTCACCACCATCACCGAGGCCGCCGTGCTGCGCGAACTGGAGGCCGCACCCGCCCGGCTGTTCGACCTGCTGGGGCCGGGCCTTACAGCGCTGGAGGAGGAATTCGGCGTGAACGCCGCCCGCAGCGTGGGCCGCTACCACGACATGCACGATCAGACGAGCTACCTCGCCCGGATGGACGCCCTCGACTTCGCCCTCGCCACCGACGACGGGGTGGGCGACAAGCAGTACGGCCTCTCGGACGTGATTCTGGTCGGCGTCTCGCGGGCCGGAAAGACGCCCACCAGCCTCTTCCTGGCCCTCCAGCACGGAGTCCGCGCGAGTAATTACCCCCTCGCGGAAGACGACTTCGAGCGCGAGTCGCTGCCCCGGCCGCTGGAAGCCCACCGCGCCAAGCTGCACGGCCTGACCATCGACCCCCGCCGCCTGCACGCCATCCGCACCCAGCGCAAGGCCGGGAGCCGCTACGCCAGCCTCGAGCAGTGCGAGCACGAGGTCCGGCGGGCAGAGCGCCTCTTTTCCCGCGTGGGCATTCCGGTGCGCGACACCACCTCCGCCAGCGTGGAGGAGATCGCGGCGGGGATTCTGGCGCAGGTGCGGCGGGGGTAG